In Spiroplasma litorale, a single genomic region encodes these proteins:
- a CDS encoding SGNH/GDSL hydrolase family protein, whose protein sequence is MKKLLSFMLAFSMSSNVAITVVACGTNSEKTDESKTQFNLNNFYVIGDSLSDAGGYKNLAQSLIYSKDPTSKYKYEFSGNFESKIYENKYPSYSNGKTAVEWINNLLGFEGMMKPAGELMIDAIVKDGRNYAVGGAKASSDIKFSFGEAGFGRPGVDLKVDIVSQAKSLVSQHKLSSNDIVFMEMGGNDMFAGIEAYFSGGGINKFNEIINEATINIDKALSLVLKTGAKVMYMNSPDITLVPTVQGGELDRNGEVTVLSKLAVTMKDYIHEKLDLTFYNKTSQVIEDLKFTYKDNLVLFDLFKDFGGLINEYKTLFKNTFDKDVNSINNYGYDTTIYEGDNKLVQRNTTIKTNNDKDIDTFFYIDQVHPTRYVHQYIGKKIYNMMVDDWFFGKDKVEISLDKIN, encoded by the coding sequence ATGAAAAAATTGTTAAGTTTTATGCTGGCATTTTCAATGAGTTCCAATGTTGCAATAACAGTTGTTGCTTGTGGAACAAATAGTGAAAAAACAGATGAAAGTAAAACTCAATTTAATTTAAACAATTTTTATGTAATTGGAGACAGTTTAAGTGATGCTGGGGGATATAAAAATCTTGCTCAGTCATTAATTTATTCAAAGGACCCAACAAGTAAATATAAATATGAGTTTAGTGGTAATTTTGAATCAAAAATATATGAAAATAAATATCCATCATATTCAAACGGTAAAACTGCCGTAGAATGAATAAATAATTTACTAGGTTTTGAAGGGATGATGAAACCAGCAGGTGAATTAATGATTGATGCAATTGTTAAAGATGGTAGAAATTATGCAGTTGGTGGTGCTAAAGCTTCAAGTGATATCAAGTTTTCATTTGGAGAGGCTGGTTTTGGAAGACCTGGTGTTGATTTGAAAGTAGATATTGTTTCACAAGCTAAAAGTCTTGTAAGTCAACACAAACTATCAAGTAATGATATTGTATTTATGGAAATGGGCGGAAATGATATGTTCGCTGGAATTGAAGCTTATTTTTCTGGTGGTGGAATAAATAAATTTAATGAGATCATTAATGAAGCAACAATTAATATTGATAAAGCCTTAAGTTTGGTTTTAAAAACTGGTGCAAAAGTTATGTATATGAATTCACCTGATATAACATTAGTTCCAACTGTACAAGGTGGGGAATTAGATAGAAATGGTGAAGTTACTGTATTATCTAAATTAGCTGTCACAATGAAAGATTATATCCATGAAAAACTAGATTTAACTTTTTATAACAAAACCTCACAAGTTATTGAAGACCTAAAATTTACTTATAAAGATAATTTAGTATTATTTGATTTATTTAAAGATTTTGGTGGCTTAATTAACGAGTATAAAACCCTATTCAAAAATACTTTTGACAAAGATGTAAATTCAATTAATAACTATGGATATGATACAACAATTTATGAAGGTGATAATAAATTAGTGCAAAGAAACACTACAATAAAAACAAATAATGATAAAGATATCGATACCTTCTTTTATATAGACCAAGTACACCCAACAAGATATGTTCACCAATATATTGGTAAAAAAATATACAATATGATGGTGGATGACTGGTTTTTTGGAAAAGATAAAGTCGAGATTTCACTTGATAAAATTAATTAA